The DNA sequence AGTTTCGTGCATGCGACCTCCGGATTAACCTTTGCCCCTTCGGGTTTCGGCAGTAGCGCGCGTATCGCCGACGCTGGCACAGCGTGAGATGATTGCCCGGACCGCGGCGTGGGAGAAAGGTTCGGGGTTGGCCATGCTCGGAGATCGCTCACCCGGGTTGGCGGTTTCGCCGATCATCTTGATGGTGCTACTGGTCGGCCTCATCAAGGTTCCCGCCGTGCACGCCGATGCGGTCGACACCACTTTCCTGGGCGCGCTCAACTCCAAGGGCATCGACTTCGCCAATGGTCAGTCGGCGGTCATCGCCGGCCATGAGGTCTGCGACGAGCTCGACAGCGGCCGGCAGAAGAACGATGTGGTGTCCGAAGTGATGCAGAGCAGTCAGCTCGACGGCTACCACGCCGGTTTCTTCGTCGGGGTCAGCGTCAGCGCGTTCTGCCCGAGGCATCACGGCTAATCC is a window from the Mycobacterium sp. SVM_VP21 genome containing:
- a CDS encoding DUF732 domain-containing protein translates to MIARTAAWEKGSGLAMLGDRSPGLAVSPIILMVLLVGLIKVPAVHADAVDTTFLGALNSKGIDFANGQSAVIAGHEVCDELDSGRQKNDVVSEVMQSSQLDGYHAGFFVGVSVSAFCPRHHG